In Besnoitia besnoiti strain Bb-Ger1 chromosome I, whole genome shotgun sequence, the genomic window GAGAGCGCGGAAAGGCCGGGGGACACCGTGCGAGTCGCGCCGCGGGTCCCGTCAAGCCGGGGAGTGCGCGGACGCTCTTTTTGTGGAAAACAGAGAGGCGGGCAAACTGAAATCGCCACacccttctccgcgtcgaggGCGATCAAACAGCGAGCGCAGTCTAGGGGAGACGACGTTCAACTGAGGGCGCGGTACGCGTAAACCCTAGGCCTCGAAACCTCACCGTGTTCACCAGCCCGCATGTGCTCTCGTCTGTGGTGACacacgagagacagagactcGGCAATAGACGAAgtgcgaagaaaacgaaagagGCCacgggggagaggggggaagCAGAGCAGAGAAAGATAGGACAAGCTGGCAGCCGGAAAGCCGGGGCGTGAAGGGTTCGGGCGATGAAACCCATGCAAGCGACGGGAAAAAGTCCAGCGGGGCGCACGAGACGGGCGCTCGCTCGTGCAGCCCGGCACGGGCAGTGCAAACGAGTGCCAAGGCACAGCAAGCTGAAACAAAGTTGCCTGCTCGTTTCCGCCTCAAGTGGCGATCCGCGTCTTTCCCGTCACTCCCATCCGTGCCTGGGGCACGGTCGCTCTCGGCGGcttgcctcgcctgcagcgcgttGCAGATGCAGCGACCAGTGCAGCAGGAAGTTCCtccgaggagagaaaaaacgacgTGAGGGAGAGTGGAACGCGCGTGATCGCAGCGAGGGGGAATACCGTACGTGTGCCGAGCCGCGATCCGACAAATCGCCAGGGCTacggaagagagacagagacatgcaaggcgctgctggcccgagcgccgcagactcAACATGCAAACGCCTGCAGATGCGCAAACTCACGCGCGTACCTGCATAGGGGCCTTGTCTCGCAGAACTTGCCGGAGTTGGGAAACGCCATACAACGTGTTTCGCTTCGTGAATCCTCGAGAATTCCACGCTCTCGCTTCGTCCGCGGGCAGATCTAGAACTTACACCGCATCTCGCGGTTCGCccgtgcgcaggcgcgccgtaTCGATACCAGGATACGACGAcccgcgcggctcgacgTCTCGCACGAACAGAACGGAAGACAAAAGAGgaaaggccgcggagacagactgTGAGGAAGTCCTTAGCGTGAATACTCGTCATGATACCAAGAAGactcgcctgtctcgctctGTCGACGCTGAACACCTGCCGCGAGCCAGTGTGTCAGCGGGCTCGAAAGGGAGACTCCGATCGCGTCGCTCCCGCGGTGCCCTTGGCCGACTCCCCTCTGTTTCAGTCTTCTCTCCACGGAACCTGCAACAAAGCGAAGAAACCGGAAATGACCCGTTTGAAGCGCCCAGAGGATCCACAGGCAGCTCAAGAGGTGGTTGCAACCTCCCATCGGTGAAAGAGTCCCCGCTTGACGCACTTCAACGTGCCAGAACGCGGAGCACGGAGGACGGAGAAGGCCGCCCGTGTGCTGCACGACGTAGGTGAAGAGAGGCGCTGTAGAGCGGTCACCAACTTCAACTCCGTATCGCTACTATCACGCATTTTTCATGCCGCTCCACCGAGCTTCCGTCCTTCGACGGGTCGTCTGCTAGTCCCGGCCTGGTTCGACGATTTCCGTCCCGTGACCCCTCTCGCTTGCCCTCCGTGTGTCTTCGCCATGCCTTCGGCTTATATTCGGGCACGACGGagccgcggtcggcgcgtcGAAAGGTCGGTACACCGAGATGAATGAGGCACGCGCATGTGTCCATGTACCCGAGGGTCTCACCTTTTAGAGAACGCatttccttttctttgagCCAGCCAATGAACCACAGGGGACAAGTCAGGCGAACGttggaggaggagaaaacaGAGTGAAAaccctctgcgcctcgccctggGGAGTCAGCGAGGCACGGTCGACTCATACGTCGTCCATGTCTTGTTCTAAAGTTTTCCGCTCCTCGGTAAGATCAGGACGCCAGAGATGAGTCTTTGATTCTCGGcttgcttttcttctctccgctttTCATGGTTTTTTACGACAGCGGGAGCTCCTTTTTCCACGTGGTCCGTTTGACGGGAAGCGCGTCGGCTGTCCTGGACCTCAACGGCCAGTCTCCCGCCTTTCGCGGCTGGACGCAGTCCTCAACGTAACGATAAATTtcagctctctctcccccaaAACGGACCGTGAGATGCTTTCCGAATCTCACTTGcatcgcttcctcctcctctcccctgGAGCCGTCGCTGGCGTGTGACTTTTTCTCCATTCTCTAGGAGGCCTCGACGCTTTAAGCACCGCGAGATGGTTTTCTCAGTTTGCGCGTGACGCCTTTGCGCGCTTCTGTAAGGCTGACtcgagaggaaggcggacTACCGTCTCCACGTTTGACTCCTGTCCCTCCTGCAGGCtcgttcttcctctctcgtgGAGGAGCGGGAATTTCTAGTTTTTGTCTCGCCCGTCGTCGAGATCCTGCACCACAGAACCcgttctccgcgccgcgatAGCCTCCTATTCTTTTTCAGATCCTTTGGCTCCCACATGTCCTCGTCCCGTCTCGTTCCTCATCGCTCTGGATAGCGCCTGGTCTTCTGCGCGGTTTCATTGCTTTTTCCTTCGTTTTTATTTTTCAGCCGTCCCTGCGCGTGTTGTTCTATGCTCGTCTGGCGCGCAGTCTCCTTTCTGTTGTCTCGGATTCGTCGCTTTGTCTCtcggctttcttctcttAACGATCCGCGTCCCTCAACCGCCTCTGCCGTGAAACCCAAAACCCTAAACCGGGTCTCCTGTCTCGCTGCCTGGTCTACGTGCAATTCGTGCGGTTGTGTGTCGGTCACCTCGCAATTTTTCCGCATCTCCTCTTCGTTGTCGGTAattttctctgctgcttcttttCTGTACCCTCTTCGGCACAATACCACCTCCCCGCCGCTCTCCCTCCCCTTCTCTGGCGCGcccgtcttcgccctctgtCGCCGCTCGACGGCCGTTCCTGCAGtcagtctctctcgcgccgccacctTCTCCGCGATTTCCTCGttgccctcttcttccgtgaCCCTCTCTGTCCGCTGTCTGATCTTCTCTCCAGCACTCTCTAACGTGTaacgttttctctctcgtcgccgtcgtccccGTCCTCTCCTCCGTCGTTGTcgttctccctctccgccgcaaAAAGAGCAAAagcaggcgtctgcctcagcgccgccacgccgaggcctccgcgctgcgcctcacTGTGGCTTTCCTCTGCTCCTCGCAGGcactgcctcgcccgcgctcgcgctgtgGAGGATGGGGGGGTACTTTTCTTCATTTCTCTCTCGGCTACTCGGGCCCAAGGAGGTCAGAATCCTCATCCTGGGCCTCGACAACGCAGGGAAGACGACGATTCTGTGTAAGTGGCGCGTGCGTCCACTGTGTCTCTTGGATCAGCGGTTCGAGCGCAGGTGGGTGGGCAGACGTTGCTTGAATGCTGCCCGCACACGATTTTCCGGGCTTTTTCCTGCTGTGTGCTTCTCAGATCGGCTGCACCTGAACGAAGTCGTCGAAACCATTCCAAGTAAGGCCccacgcgcccgcctcaTTTCGCGTGTACTCCCCTGTCTCGGAATGCGTCCTCCAGTTTGGAggtgtctctgcgctccggctcctccgcttcAGGTGTTGTTGCGGGCTGCAAGTTTCCCCgttgcttcttctccctcttctgcggTGTGCCTTGGTTCGGCGTGAGACCGagctttcgcttctttgACTTCGCCTCGCGAGGCAGGGCTCGTCGGACGAGCCTGTTTGGGTGTTGCGCGCGTGCTTCGTGTCTTCTAGCAATTGGCTTCAACGTCGAGACCGTCCACTACAAAAATATCCAGTTTCAGGTCTGGGATCTCGGCGGCCAGACCTCCGTTAGgtgagcggccgcagctgaaAATGGAAAAAACTTCAAATCGCacgagcgcgcggcttccCACTGTACGATGGACGCGACAGAAAGACGTTTTCGCCCTCTCCTTTTCTGacttctcgtcttcctggcgccttcgctcctcGGAGTTCCGTGCCTCTGATGCGTAATGCGTCTCAGGGCTCGTGGTCGCCTCCGGTCACCGGCCTTTCTGTCTTGCCTTCTGGCGCCGCACTGCCCTTTCAGTTTCTCTCTTGGCTTGCTATTCCTCGTTGTTTCGTTTAGTTCTTGTTCCTGCCCGTGATTTTCCCTTGTTCTCTGAAATTCGGTCTGCTCGCCAGTCACCCGCTGGTAGGGTCACCTGTACGTGAcagttttttttctttgcttCTAGGCCATACTGGCGCTGCTACTTCCCCAACACGAACGCTGTCATCTACGTCGTGGACAGCGCCGACCGCGAGCGCATCTCAGACGCGAAACACGAGCTCCTCCTCATGCTGGAGGTAAGCGACGAGGACTTGCAAAAGCACGCGGCTCGCGCTTGAAAACGCGCGTTTAGCCGCGATCTATTTCTCGAGAAGCTCCGTCCCGACAGGCTAGGCAGACTCATTCGTCCATCAAAAAATATGTCGATTTGACTGTCTGGATCTCGGTGCCGCTGTGATTCAGACGCCCAATCTTGTCGCGCTGTCAATCTGGATGCCTCGCATCTAGCTAGCTATCCATCTGTGTTTCAACGTATTTTTCTACCCCTTTTTTCCCCCTTTCTGTTTATCTACCCTTCGAATATAGCCATCTATCTACAGTCTGTTTATGTATCTATCTGCTTACGTATCAGTGCATCAGCGTATCGTCTCTTAGGCTCCGCATGCGGCTATATGTCTACAGCTCTAGGCGGGATACGCGGCTGATGTATTGCTCCTTTGCCATGCTCGCCGTCATGCGGTTCTAAAACATGTGAGTGTGTGGATTCTCGTGCCTTGCATGCCGCTCCCGTTATTTTTCCGCGGCTTCGTTCAGGAagaggagctccgcggcgtggCTCTCGCTGTTTTGGCGAACAAGCAGGATCTTCCGAACGCCATGACGGAGGGCGAGGTAGGGAGAGAGGGGAATTCAAAAATGAGTGGAAAGCCGAGATACGGCTCTTCAGGAGGATACGCAGAGGAGATACAAACGCAAACTCCAGAGACAAGGATGGAAAACACAGTCAGtcgtgaggaggaggaaggggcgcgggccgccacacatacacacacctACATGCAGACATATACGTACGTgcataaatatgtatatatacatgtatatataggaATATTTTtctgtatgtatacataaaTTTACCGGTGCCTGGACATGTGCAGAAGTCTGCGCCCCCGAATCAGAGCCCACATTCAGATTTGCGTTTCGTTTTGTAGGTGTCAGCTGCCCTCGGactgccttcgctgcgcgacCGGCCCTGGACGATCATGCGAGCCTCCGCCGTCAAGGGAGacgggctgcagcaggcgatgGACTGGTGAGCGACCCCGGCAGTTTTGTCACGCACTGTTGGATGCAATTTTTTCAAAACATCACCATTCGTCCGCAGACACGTGGTCACGCTTCCCGTGTACCGCACCTGCGCGTCGAAGTAGCACCGGATGAATACGCATGCCTGTGTTGATTCCTATagcatacaaatatatatatatatatatatatatatgtatatgtttgcaTGGATAATCGTCTTTTAAGATTGTATTGTCTCTacggcggcgtggagggTCGCCTTCGCATCTTGGCTTGTTTCGTCCGTGTGTGTTAGGCCTCTTGTCGCTTTTCGCGGCAGTCTTTGGAACATGTTAGGCCGTCGCCTTGCGATAGACTCTTGCGTTTCGCGCTATGTCAACCGTGGAAGTCTCCAGT contains:
- a CDS encoding putative ADP-ribosylation factor family protein 1 (encoded by transcript BESB_001410) — translated: MGGYFSSFLSRLLGPKEVRILILGLDNAGKTTILYRLHLNEVVETIPTIGFNVETVHYKNIQFQVWDLGGQTSVRPYWRCYFPNTNAVIYVVDSADRERISDAKHELLLMLEEEELRGVALAVLANKQDLPNAMTEGEVSAALGLPSLRDRPWTIMRASAVKGDGLQQAMDW